A stretch of DNA from Ricinus communis isolate WT05 ecotype wild-type chromosome 4, ASM1957865v1, whole genome shotgun sequence:
tacaaaattctaatctctttatattaattaaataatttaactgAAATGTATTAACCGTTGAAATAGATTAACCATTTTTACtagattattaaattaactaattaaaatattaaaatatgaactGATTGCTTTGGAGGACAAGAAAAATTTGGCACATTAACCGATTTTGACCAAGTCAGACAcctaactaaaaataattacttttaatatgtaattttcgGATGAATAGGACTAGTTAAGCCTTGAACAAATCATATTCTCCAACcagctaaaaagaaaaggctttATGCATGCacgtgtgtgtatatatatatatccaaatACGGATTTTTACTATACATACTACACTTTTGAAATATAGAACCAAAACCTAATTTAATTTTCCAGTGGATTCTAtgtattttgagaaaatattagagaatatCCAGCACCTACACAACATAAAACCCAAGAAGGTAGGTAATGGCAGAATTCCAATTATCAAGATCTACAAagttccaaaaaaaaaaggaagaaaaggtAAATACATATTATGGGAATTTGTACCAGTGGAGATCAAGATCTAGATCTAGCATTAAGAATGAGTGGAGATCATCATGCTAATACACAAACACATACCATCACCGTCAGCATTCCATCATCTCTAATCTGTGAAAAAATCAAAGTTCCAATCATCAATCACCATGAAAGGTCCTCATGTATTTTCCCTTTTACCCACACAAATTCTTTctcgtttttctttttatttttttaaattttctggAACAGTATTTCCATTAATATGGGAATTTGTACCAGAAGCTATAGCCACCAATTTTGTTTCCTATAGCTTTATATGCAATTGCCGAGCCTCAGTAACACAGAAACCAGGCCTTCACACTCCTGCATAGCCACCAGCTTTAGCTGCTTCCACATTTAGTTCATCTGCTTTCTGCttccaaataaattaatcataaaataagcAGACCAACAGATCATGAACCAGCTTGGAACAACACATCCATAACAAAAACATGTAAGCATGTTAAAGgagagtaaaataaaaaaagaaaaaaagaatcaaatccCATTTCCATATCactaattcttaattattttatgaggAAGGAGAATCAAAATTAGAATCTACTCAAATCACTCCTTTAATATTGACAGCACATTTGATTCCCAATCCTCCAAACCCTACTGTGATGACATGGTCCACTATTAGTGCACACCAAAACTATGAATAGGATTTGCAACCAGAAAGACTTTAAAATTAGCTTGGATCACCGGCATGTGATAAATCTTACATTTTTGTATACGAATAAAacagtaaagaaaaaaaaaagaaggaaagaaaagagagaaaagggtAAGAGGAAAACCTCTTTATGCTCCAAATGGGGCACCACCGATCTGAGTCTTTTCTCTAGCATGACTTTTTGACGGCTttcataaaattcaaaatcatCCAATATAGATGTTTTAGAAACATAGTTCTTGAAAATGTTTAACATTTCAATACCCTGGGGAACTCTGACCTGGAAATGAAAGAAAGTTAAGTGCTTACAAGGAAGTAATATAGTTAAAAGAAACCAAAGACCAAAACTGcagaaagaatattaaaaagaatttaccTCCTGTGTGTCTCTACTGTTAGTTACAGGCTTGTTCTCATTGTTCTCAAGTATTATGTGTCGTAATTGAGGGTTTGGAACATCTTTAATAATGTGCCACTTGACTGGGAAAAAACCATTCCACTTGTCTTGTTGCCAGAAATCCATCTTGTTGTTGAAGTCCACTCCGCCAATCATCTCTGCTACCCCACAGAATTGGCCACTTGCATTTACCTGAAACAGATATAATTATAATGGAATTGATTGCTTACCATGCAGATGATAAAAATGTATTACCAACACCTCAGTAATCAAAATTACTATAAGCCTTTAGAACATAccgaaaagaaaagaaacacagGACAATTGCTGCCTGTTTCTGCGAATTTTTTCTGTGCATCTCGATATGCAGTATCCAGTCTCTTATTTCCATTAGGGGTACTGGCCCATACGTTGTACTTGATGCTCTTATGAATGTCATCTTCACTGTAAGATTttataacaaagaaaaatgcatGATCATATTTGGTTGGAAAATCAGGAAGGTTATATTGATCCCTCCTAGTTACAGAAGTTAGGCTGTTACTGTTTCCGTTCCCATCAGTAGCCAAAGATCCAACAGAGTTACCTCCAACTATGAAAGaaccttttgtatttgttgtCCTAAGGCCATAATTTTGTTCATTGAGCAAATTAAGATCGCTagtgttatttattttgcttctTGCTTTAGGCTTTTCATTGTTGCTCCAAACCCTCGCATTTGTTTTATCAGGGCTATTTGTATACAGCACTCCACCTTTTTCTTGACCATATGATGGAAATCTCCCAGAAGGATAATACCCTCCAAGCTGTCCATCAGACTGAAAAGCAGACACATAGAGTGAGGCTTGACAGCTAGACAATCAAAACAACCAGCAAAACAAAGATGAAAATTGAAGTACAGATCATTACcttgcatgatgcttttatcTGGTTGTTCATGTGATGGCCAGATGAGGCATCCAGTGATCCACTAGAGAGAGTTTCTGGGGGAGGTACATGGGTATGATTGCTAGAAGAAAAGGTACACTTAGAGACAGGAATTTCCAGCATTCCACCATAGCAATTTCCATATGCTCCATCCCCAAAAAGAGCAGGCGATTCATAGAGGTAGGGTGATTGCACTAGAACAGGAGTTTGAATATATCCAGGGGAGGCAACGGCGCTTAGTGGATATGGTTGACTAACATGTCCATCAACACCATACAAGGTTACTGGTACAAAATGATCGTAATGGTTATAGCCTGGTTGAATTCCTGGCATTAAGTAGATCAAAGATCCATTATCTGCTTGCATAACCTAGATGATCAATATGTGAATGTAAGATACattattgttaatataaaattgtaataGCACAACAAAACTATCCAAGCAGAAAATTAGCACCATATTACTAGCATGTGAGAACCATAAATAGTTAATTCCAAGACTGCATCAATTCCATAAAGtattcattttgttttttaattttggacCAATTAATCAACTTTTTAAGCCATTTGATAAAATCACATATGGGTAATTATAAGTTTTAGTATTCAACAAATCATATAACATCTCCCATTTGTTAACACGAACGTGAATAACTCCCAACCATTTAGGCTATCTACCACAGGAACGCCCTGTCAGCATAGAATTCAAGGCCCGTTCAGTATTTTGGCTTATATATAATGCTAATTAAAAAGGGGAAGATGAAATCATAACCAAATTTGATTAACTTTGAAGTCATTAATCATCAAGGCAAAAGAGAATAAATTAACACATACAGGATAGTTAAGAAGGTCCATTCCATCACCAGCTACATAATAAGGTTGTTCCTCCAGCCCTCCAAAAGTACCATCACAACCTGACCAAAAACTATTGTAAGAGGTGAAAACATATATCCATAGTTTTGATTgttaagtaataataaaataccaaaaatatCAAGTGAATATTGAAACCAAACCTGGATATATATATCCATAGCAGGCACTTGGTAAGCTTTGACCAGTTGTGAAAGAGTCATTATCCACATCACTTTCTTTAACACTAACAGATGCATCTCCTGCTGATGATATACATGATGTTGCATCTGATGTGCTTCCATCCTTTGAACCACCAAcctacattattattattcaaacaaattcaacactcaaatttttatttttttttccgaTTAAAGGCCCCATGGATTGTGAGTACCCAACACGGTAGCCACTTCATATCTCTCGCCTAAAACAAGAGACatctataataaataaattagtaaaaacaaagagagaaagagaagtaATAACTAACCAAACTAGAATGTATGAGTTGCACAGAAGCATCTTCAACTTTAAGATTCTTCATCATTTCTTCAAGTGCTGTTTCATAAGAAAACAAGATTAAAAtaccagaaaaagaaaaacgagTGAATCAAACAGAAAGCAGAAAAcagaaaacaagaaacaagttataataaacaaaagttgcttaaaaatcaatattaatcaGTAATATATCTCAATAtcattatcattttcatttcactattttacattttttcagaaaaagaaaagcaaaaagaaaatgcagaaCCCAGCAATCAATCACCATATCCAAGCTACTCTTGTTAAAATTAGCATCCTccagaaaatttaaaaaagaaaaagagcttttaaaataaaataaagattatatatatatatatccgcgtaaataattacttaagagagagaaaaagaagagaattacgTCGTTGAGAGTTTTGTTGAAAGAGAGCAGCAGCCATTAAATCCCCAATAACAACAACAGTGGTATGGTAGAGTAGTAGTAGCAGCAGTggtaaaataaagaagatcCAAACACAGCCTTACAAGCAGCCTCGTATATAGCACCGCAGATTGTTATCAAAAAGATAACAAAGCTAAAATTAGAAGGGAaccgagagagagagagaaaaacgTGTCgttaaattaaagaagaagaagaggaggagaaaTTAATGGAAGGAAatagaagaaggagaaaagaaaaccaaaaataaatttaaatcagaGGGGCAGAAAAAGACGGCCGACATTGCGACACCTAATTCTTACGTCAGATAGTTCAAATGGCTGCTGTGCTGTGCTCCAAACTCTACGTCTTTCTatttggttttttcttttcctatttgagattttatattcttttcaaattgagtcttttgttagttttatttgaaataattataaaactagtATTAcctaatgtaataaaaaaagaaattgaattggTATTTGgaagattaattaataattaaaattttatgtaaaaagaatagaaaaaaatagatataaatatttattagtattctCTATCTACTgcttaatttataattaaatatttcattatgaatgatattttttggattgaagtttaaatttaaatatttttaattttatatttaatagtatatattaaaatttttctaaatttactcttaaatttagtgttttatacaaaatcttataagaatttttcttacCGATGTTAACTTTCATACCTTTTTTCAAATTGTGGGGGCGGTTTCAAGCGCGTAACCAAGTATTTCTAGCGACTACGGTattgtaaggcttttcaatctAATTGGAAACATGCTAACTACTTACAGAGACTAGCACGAAAGGGAAAGTCGCCACCCGGATAATTCACtgagacacttttactaatgaatgACGTTTTTTGATTCCATAACGAAGTTTATGCCACAAATCCATAAATAGATCCGGAAGCTAACTTCTTTATTTGtctatatttatctttaattttattatttaacaggttatttcctataaatatataatagttatatttctaTACAATAAACATTACAACATATGAGGTCCATCTAAATCGAGCTCATTGATTTAGCTCATTTTATTAAGTCCAGTTCACGTTTGaagttattaacctaatttactagtaaattatatataaggcCCACATAGTTTAGTCCAATTACAAATTGCGCTTTCAATTCTAGCCTTTAAGCCTTACTACTTTTTATGATAAGTTCTAATTATgtgattttaaatataatgtgCCTAATTACAATTAAAGCATGACAAAGTCCACTAGTCTATATTGGTTTTAAATTTAAGCTCAATATGCCATTTTATTAACCTAATGAACTATAATTTTCATGCCAtgttcaattttaaaatttaatgtctATATGTAcagttttaattaggcaatcaaaTAACAAGTATTTGGCATTCATCAAAcatagaataaaagaataaaaagtagaaatttaaatatagctattacaacctacaactaaaaaaatgaaagaaaaacaccCTAAACTAAGTTACAGtacacaaatatatcaaaaatatattgacaatttggaaaattaaagttgaatgGTGAACAACCGATCAGCTCAGAGCATAAAGCTGATCGGCCCAACGTAGAGCCGAATCGGCTCTAGGGGGTTTTCTAAGTTAGCTCTTTGCTTTCTTGAATTTTTCATGTCTCAAAGTCAGTTTTACATGCACAGAAAGTTAATGAATGATTAGAAACaccaaaataatgaaataaaagtatgcaaaacaaattaaatagactaaaacatatgaaaaataacgtaaacctaaagaaaataaaactagcAGAAGACCAAAGATCTTACAtagaaaattctaaatttttggCATACAGCCCTAGGAttcttatataattacataatcATTCATAAAAGGATacaaatcatataatatatgttGATCATAATCTAATAATGTTTTTAATCATTAGATTCCAAATACAACACATGacattattatcatattcaatttcTAGCACAGATCATATTAtcaatattcaaaatccaataaaatcaaaacattttaattcaagaaaaaaCCATAATCTAATAATGTAAATCATATGgatcatataaaataactaaagaaaaccAATCCTAATTATGTttctaataaagaaaataggaagaataataaaaaaatttataagagaAGGGAAAGATGATGTTATGGATGCTGATGATATTGAATTTGGAGAACCCTCAGGTTATCACTGTTGAATGTTGATCTTTGACTAGATGAAGAGGTAGTGAAATTGAATATTGGTTGAGAATCCAATGTTACTTGGGTTTAAGAAATCTTCTGTCGTTTGAAAGTAAGTTTCCAAATCTCCAGTTCTTACTTAATgactttcctttttaattaaagCTCTAATAATTGATGTGTATCGTTCTAATCCTAGAACTAGgccatattattatatttataggaGTAGAGTTAGGAATCCTAAAGGAGTAGATAactatgtaattattttaataaaaaatcaatcgATTATATTTCCTCTTATCAGattaatattcaataaaatcttttaaattaaataattatcactaaatatataaaagtccTAATAATTATCAGAAATATCTTCTAgaaacttcttcttttttagcAATTTTGGTGTCTTAGATTGAAAAAACGCGTGAAAAGCGTCAGATTTCGGAAAATGGCCAATCGGCACTATGTAGAGCCGGTTGGCTCTAAGGGGCAAaagttttaagaatttaacaatttagtccttgaacttgtaaaagatataatttcacccaacaaaataaatttttcctATCAATTGggtctaaattaattctagaaaagtaattttaaatccAATTATTCTCAACCCTTACTCATATTCGCTCCTCTTTAATCTCCTGAGACTTgagaaaggcagtaactttcatcatcgaGTTTTTCGTAATTCCCTTAATATCTAGATTCGGAATATGGATGCTGACAGCTGCCTCCGGTTTGTCTAAATTTTTTAGGACTTCACCTACTTGAGTTTTAAGGACTTCACCTGCTTGAGTTTTGAGGACTTCACCTAGTTGAGttttgaggacttcgcctatAATTTGGGAATCACGCCCGTTGATTTGGGAAATACACCCATTGATTCGGAAAACATGCCCATTCATTTGGAAACCATACCCGTCAATTTGGGATCCACGCCCGatgatttgggaaccatgcCCATCGATTCAGGAACCACGCTTGTTAATCTTACTTTTGCAGAGACTTCCCTCTAACTACTTTTTATTTCAGGATgtaattttactatatttgCCACTTTGggttaatttgataattttttatttctaggTACTTTTAGTTACAGATTCCTACTTCGGGATGCAATTTGACTTAATTGATCCCTTTTGAAAGTTATACTGGTATTTGGCCCACCCAGAGACTAAAACGTAATTTTGATCAGTCAGTAATCAAAATTGTGATTTTTCGAAGATTCCCGCCTTGGGATACAAATCGACTTTTTAGATGTCTTCTGGAGACTTGCATTGATCCATCCGAGGACTAAGGCATAGTTTTAGTTGGTCAAGAACCAAAACGGTATTTTTGCCCTTTTAGGACATATAAATATCCTTCAATCAATTCATTATTCACTTTATCTTATTTCcattaatttttctctcaaatccctttttaatctttctttgattttttttttcatttcttaaccAAAATGGAAGGCATCTTATGTGAATTTCAAATTGTCTCAAATAGATGTTAAAAGTGCTTTTCTAAATGGCTCTACAGAGGAGGAAGTATTTAATGATCAACCTTCGAATTTGAAAAGTATGAATTTCCAAATCACGTTTTCAAGTTCCAAAAAGCTTTATATGATTTGAAACAAGCTCCTAAACCTTAGTATGAGAGATTAAGCTCCTTTGTCTTgttaaatagttttttaaaagaagaatttgatacaactctttttattaaaagatatagaGCATGATATGTTAATTGTACAaatatatgttgatgatattatATTTGGTGCTACTAATGAATGCTTGCATGATGCATTTTCCAAGTGTATGCAAAGTGAGTTTGAGATGAGTATGATGGGGGAGCTTAGGTACTTACTTGGACTTCAAATAAAGCAATGCGATGAAGGGATCTTCGTCAATCAAGCAAAGTATGCTAAGAAGTTACTTAAACAATTTGGCATGTAAGGAGCAAAGCCAAGTAAGAAACCCATGAGCACAACAATCGAATTTGACACTAATGAAATTAGTAAGCCAATTTATGAGAAGATATACTGAAGTATGATTGATAGTCTTCTTTACCACTAAAAGAAAACCATTTTTCGTGACAGATAAAATATGCCAATAAAGTAGGAAAATCCATGGCCCCTTATTAAACTGATTGTTGCAAATACTTAAGCGATGAATTTTCTTGTATGTCGCTAAGTTAGCGACGACTAATCTCCTTTAGCGACGAACAATCCATTGCTAACTATAGGGGTAAGAGTCGCTCTATTAGCGTCTAATTAGCTAGGAATAGTTCCTCGCTAAATTAGCGATGATGGAAAATCCAtcgttaattttttttaaatatacaaaatcCATCGATAATTcgtgataaatttttaatttttaatgatattttttatttataattattttattttcattttttattttgattttgatttcattgagtttcttaataaattatttgctattgttcttttatttatatgttaatctccaattaattttatttagtaaaatacaaataataaaaataaaaaaggaagaaataatattaataaagctaataataaataatataaaaagatgaaatgggatagaaaaataaagagaaataaagtaagtgtaataataaagaaaagaacaagagagaaagaaatgaaaaaaaaaagaatagaaaaatgagaaaaatggaagaaataagaaacaaaagaaagaagaggttataaaaagaaaaaagaaatgaaagaatgaagttgtgaaaagaagaaataaatgaagaataaagaacaaaaaaaagatgaagaataaaaattaaaagagagaaaaatgaaaaatgaaaagagataagaagaaagaaaaataaagaaagagaaaaaaattattataaagtaaaaaaatgataaaatgaagaagaaaaggtgaATTTACGAAGAATTAGATTTAGCAGTGAATAAAAATCCATCAGTAATCcatcattaaaataataaataagttaaaaaataaaaaacattgagtggaaattttattttaaaattagtaatgAATATACTTCGTCGCTAACACtataaataagtttaaaaatgaaaatattggtggatttgttttttttttttaaattagcaaCACAATCATAAATGAGTAGAAGAACTAAGAAAAAAAGGTAGGAAATTCTTTTTGAGATTATCGATAAAATTTTCTGTCACTAATCATTGTTAATTTGCTAGGGACACGTATTATGTCTTTATTTAGCAATGGGAATATGTCTGTCACTAATTAGCAAGGGAGATGTCCATCTCTAAACATGATACTTATCATGCGCCAAACTTTCACGACGACATAGGTTTTGTC
This window harbors:
- the LOC8286225 gene encoding YTH domain-containing protein ECT4 isoform X2 — translated: MDLLNYPVMQADNGSLIYLMPGIQPGYNHYDHFVPVTLYGVDGHVSQPYPLSAVASPGYIQTPVLVQSPYLYESPALFGDGAYGNCYGGMLEIPVSKCTFSSSNHTHVPPPETLSSGSLDASSGHHMNNQIKASCKSDGQLGGYYPSGRFPSYGQEKGGVLYTNSPDKTNARVWSNNEKPKARSKINNTSDLNLLNEQNYGLRTTNTKGSFIVGGNSVGSLATDGNGNSNSLTSVTRRDQYNLPDFPTKYDHAFFFVIKSYSEDDIHKSIKYNVWASTPNGNKRLDTAYRDAQKKFAETGSNCPVFLFFSVNASGQFCGVAEMIGGVDFNNKMDFWQQDKWNGFFPVKWHIIKDVPNPQLRHIILENNENKPVTNSRDTQEVRVPQGIEMLNIFKNYVSKTSILDDFEFYESRQKVMLEKRLRSVVPHLEHKEKADELNVEAAKAGGYAGV
- the LOC8286225 gene encoding YTH domain-containing protein ECT3 isoform X1, coding for MAAALFQQNSQRPLEEMMKNLKVEDASVQLIHSSLVGGSKDGSTSDATSCISSAGDASVSVKESDVDNDSFTTGQSLPSACYGYIYPGCDGTFGGLEEQPYYVAGDGMDLLNYPVMQADNGSLIYLMPGIQPGYNHYDHFVPVTLYGVDGHVSQPYPLSAVASPGYIQTPVLVQSPYLYESPALFGDGAYGNCYGGMLEIPVSKCTFSSSNHTHVPPPETLSSGSLDASSGHHMNNQIKASCKSDGQLGGYYPSGRFPSYGQEKGGVLYTNSPDKTNARVWSNNEKPKARSKINNTSDLNLLNEQNYGLRTTNTKGSFIVGGNSVGSLATDGNGNSNSLTSVTRRDQYNLPDFPTKYDHAFFFVIKSYSEDDIHKSIKYNVWASTPNGNKRLDTAYRDAQKKFAETGSNCPVFLFFSVNASGQFCGVAEMIGGVDFNNKMDFWQQDKWNGFFPVKWHIIKDVPNPQLRHIILENNENKPVTNSRDTQEVRVPQGIEMLNIFKNYVSKTSILDDFEFYESRQKVMLEKRLRSVVPHLEHKEKADELNVEAAKAGGYAGV